Within Legionella birminghamensis, the genomic segment GATGTCTTGGGACCATATGCACCAGTAGTCCTGGAAAGGCTATTACCCTCGTACAGTCAATCCACTAAAATAATCAAGCCTGATCGATATTCATTCTTTCACCAAGCCGTGGAAAGGACTGATAGCCTGCAAAATGCATCCTGTCCAAAAATGCGAGGATGATATTTTCTTTTGCTGAAACCGCCAGGAAAACGCTGGTTTTCAAGGTGGTTTCTCTTTAACTTGAACATGCCAATATTACCTGGAAAGATTCACCAGTAAATCGATAAATTGGTCATGATCGTTAATGCAGGGAATGACCTTCAATTGCTGACCGGTTAGCTGCTGCCATTGTTTTTGAGCCTGTATACCGATTTCCTCCAGGGTTTCCAGACAATCAGCAACAAACGAAGGGCAAACAACAGCCAGGTCAGTAATGCCATCATTAGCAAGCCTGGTTAGCATTTCATCGGTGTAAGGTCTAATCCAGGGCGTTTTACCAAGGCGCGATTGAAAGCTTTGGGTATACTGGGATTCATTAAGTCCGAGTTTTTCTGTAATCAATCGGGTTGTTTCATAGCATTGAGCCCGATAACAGAAATGATTCTCTTTATTAATGGGCTTACAAACGGGATTGCAGATTTCCGCGCAGCCGCCCTTAATCAGCTGGCGCTCAGGTAGACCATGGTAGCTAAATAGATAATAGCTTGCCGGGGTTTGTCGGATTTGATCCGCATAGGCTTCAATAAATTCATTGTACTGATAAAAATCCCTGATAACGGTCAACTCCGGTATAATCTGCCACGTCATGATGTGGGCGAGGGCTGCTTCAATCGCACTGCCTGTTGCCGCAGAAGAGTATTCAGGAAATAATGGGATAATTGTTATTTCCCGCAAGTCTTTTAAAGGATCTAATGCTGTTTTAAGACTAGGGCTCCCATATCGCATACCTAAGGAAACAACGTAGTCTTCGCCTAGTTTTTGCTGTAGTTTTTCGGCAATCCTCTCACTAATGCGCAGTAAAGGAGATCCATTCTCCCCCCATATGGATTGATAGGCATGTGCTGATTTTTTGGGTCGAAAAGGGAGAATGAAACACTCCACTAAAATGGTTCTTAAAACGGCAGGCAGGTCAATAACGCGTTTATCGTGAAGGAATTCTCGCAAATATCGCCTGACATCAGAGATACTATCGGATTCGGGAGTGCCTAAATTTGTCAGTAATACCCCTTTCTTCATGGGCCATCCTATCTTAGCTTATTGATAATAAATAACTAAATTATGTACGGAACTGTAATTGAAAATCCAGCTGAATGTGAATCAAATAAAGTTTTAAAAGTAAAATCAGTATTAACTAATTGATTTTTAATCAGTAATTTCAAGTATTCAGCTTGAAACAATAAAGTCAGCGATAGCCCCCTCAAAAAAGATGTTTATGGTCTAGTATTAACATTAAAGATCAAAACCAATTCAGAAAGTGCTGTTAGGGAACAAAGGGAATAAGGAGATACACTATGATGGCTGCAGATAGTCTCGTAAATCGCTTACACATTAATCCAAAGCATGAGTTAGCATCGAATACGCCGTTCATGCTCAGGATGTTGTTTAAAAAAGAAGATGATTTACCAG encodes:
- the hemH gene encoding ferrochelatase, producing the protein MKKGVLLTNLGTPESDSISDVRRYLREFLHDKRVIDLPAVLRTILVECFILPFRPKKSAHAYQSIWGENGSPLLRISERIAEKLQQKLGEDYVVSLGMRYGSPSLKTALDPLKDLREITIIPLFPEYSSAATGSAIEAALAHIMTWQIIPELTVIRDFYQYNEFIEAYADQIRQTPASYYLFSYHGLPERQLIKGGCAEICNPVCKPINKENHFCYRAQCYETTRLITEKLGLNESQYTQSFQSRLGKTPWIRPYTDEMLTRLANDGITDLAVVCPSFVADCLETLEEIGIQAQKQWQQLTGQQLKVIPCINDHDQFIDLLVNLSR